Proteins co-encoded in one Dyella japonica A8 genomic window:
- a CDS encoding AraC family transcriptional regulator, producing MDGLDRLVNAMAPTGNAELQCRFAGEWVLEHPRSAPNHLPYHVILEGAAELEVDDQIIALRKGDVLLFPYGDAHIMRSVASAGERRLPSGPETRRFNGQVTLVERAGEGEALDMLCGEFALSGATDALWTGLPKLLHLRTANGDALLSLVRLLRDETSQPQAGGEAVVRMITGAMFALILRGMASDGRWQLGILGLLAHPRLAGVVDAVLKNPAHAWTLQSLADVAHTSRASFARHFSEIAGVTPMEWVNGVRLAVAAQSLRAGKLSAGRAAELAGYASEAAFARAFKARYGSSPGAYGRLHAKG from the coding sequence ATGGATGGCCTCGATCGACTGGTGAACGCCATGGCGCCGACCGGCAATGCGGAGCTGCAGTGCCGGTTTGCCGGCGAGTGGGTGCTCGAGCATCCGCGCTCGGCACCGAACCATCTGCCGTACCACGTGATACTGGAGGGCGCCGCCGAACTGGAGGTCGACGACCAGATCATCGCGTTGCGCAAGGGCGATGTCCTGCTGTTTCCGTACGGCGATGCGCACATCATGCGCAGCGTGGCTTCAGCAGGCGAGCGCCGGCTGCCATCCGGCCCGGAAACGCGGCGTTTCAACGGACAGGTCACGCTGGTCGAGCGCGCCGGCGAGGGTGAGGCGCTGGACATGTTGTGCGGGGAGTTCGCGCTGTCCGGGGCCACGGATGCGCTATGGACGGGCTTGCCCAAGCTGCTGCATCTGCGCACCGCGAACGGCGATGCCCTGCTCAGCCTTGTCCGCCTGCTGCGCGATGAAACCTCGCAGCCGCAAGCGGGTGGCGAAGCGGTCGTGCGCATGATCACGGGCGCCATGTTTGCCCTGATCCTGCGCGGCATGGCCAGCGACGGGCGTTGGCAGCTCGGCATTCTCGGCCTGCTCGCCCATCCGCGCCTGGCCGGCGTGGTCGACGCCGTGCTCAAGAACCCGGCGCATGCGTGGACCCTGCAGAGTCTTGCCGACGTCGCGCATACGTCACGCGCGAGTTTTGCGCGGCACTTCAGCGAGATCGCTGGCGTAACGCCGATGGAATGGGTCAACGGCGTGCGCCTGGCCGTGGCCGCGCAGTCCCTGCGCGCAGGAAAACTGTCGGCGGGCCGGGCGGCAGAACTCGCCGGCTATGCGTCGGAAGCTGCGTTCGCCCGCGCTTTCAAGGCTCGCTATGGCAGCAGTCCGGGTGCCTATGGGCGTTTGCACGCCAAGGGCTGA
- a CDS encoding carboxymuconolactone decarboxylase family protein, whose amino-acid sequence MSRLNTIHVADAPEESALLFAQIKKTAGKVPNAYVAIGSHAPQVLAHMLQTQALLKQGQLSALELEAINLAVSEASQCDYCLAAHSMTGRMAGYSAAQIQQIRKGGLDGHAKIDALVKFALTLVTTRGTLAPEAVSSLKAAGYSDRQIVEAILAVSAILFTNMFNRVNDTVLDFPKAA is encoded by the coding sequence ATGAGTCGTCTCAACACCATCCACGTTGCCGATGCCCCGGAAGAATCCGCGCTCCTGTTCGCCCAAATCAAGAAGACAGCAGGCAAAGTACCCAACGCCTACGTCGCGATCGGCAGCCACGCGCCCCAGGTGCTCGCCCACATGCTCCAGACCCAGGCGCTACTGAAGCAGGGCCAGCTTTCCGCGCTGGAGCTGGAAGCGATCAACCTGGCCGTGAGCGAGGCGTCGCAATGTGATTACTGTCTGGCCGCGCATTCCATGACGGGCAGGATGGCGGGCTACAGCGCCGCGCAGATCCAGCAGATCCGCAAGGGTGGCCTGGACGGCCACGCGAAGATCGACGCGCTGGTGAAATTCGCCCTCACCCTGGTGACCACGCGCGGTACGCTGGCTCCCGAAGCCGTGAGCAGCCTGAAGGCCGCCGGCTACAGTGATCGACAGATCGTGGAAGCCATCCTCGCGGTCAGTGCGATCCTCTTCACCAACATGTTCAATCGCGTCAACGATACGGTGCTCGATTTCCCGAAAGCCGCATGA
- a CDS encoding dodecin has protein sequence MSEHVYKTIELTGSSKTSCDDAIRTAIEHASKTVRNIRWFHVIETRGHVDEGKVAYWQVTLKVGFTLE, from the coding sequence ATGTCCGAACACGTCTACAAGACCATCGAACTCACCGGTTCCTCGAAGACCAGCTGCGACGACGCCATCCGCACGGCCATCGAGCATGCGTCCAAAACCGTGCGCAATATCCGCTGGTTCCATGTCATCGAAACCCGTGGTCATGTCGATGAAGGCAAGGTGGCGTACTGGCAGGTGACGCTGAAGGTGGGCTTCACGCTGGAGTAG
- a CDS encoding aminotransferase class V-fold PLP-dependent enzyme encodes MPHVASALLPRELFDMPPDVLWLSHCKDGPLPRVSAAAVRALMDTELRPWDLRWNEDFLDVLRSLRHIGASLFGVAVQDMSLVTCTSSGLEVVALGYPWQDGDEVLIPAGEFPSNRLPWLALARRAVTCTEVALWDGQMAQPFIPPDAGMEPEQRLLDAITPRTRVMAVSWVRYQDGIRLDLQKLGRGCRERGVHLVVDGIQGAGTMVASFEGVSAFSTGGHKGLLGLQGQGLLWTERAFRQRLMPVGTWLSAPDDFSQSGTQKPNDEAWAVDGRRLEAGSPSILSCAALASSIRLLVEAGGLAAIQAHVASLQRALLAALRKDARWSAEAERLRALVKAGRVGATLSFALPADRCARLLQAADAQGISASTREGYLRIAFHGWHGAGDVDRCAAWLLSVA; translated from the coding sequence GTGCCGCACGTTGCATCTGCGCTGTTGCCCCGCGAATTGTTCGACATGCCGCCCGACGTGCTCTGGCTCTCGCACTGCAAGGATGGTCCGCTGCCTCGCGTTTCCGCCGCCGCGGTACGCGCGCTGATGGATACCGAGCTGCGCCCCTGGGACTTGCGCTGGAACGAAGATTTCCTCGACGTGCTGCGCTCCCTGCGCCACATCGGCGCCAGCCTGTTTGGTGTTGCCGTGCAGGACATGAGCCTGGTGACCTGCACGTCGAGCGGGCTGGAAGTGGTGGCGCTCGGCTATCCGTGGCAGGACGGCGATGAGGTGCTCATTCCCGCGGGCGAATTTCCCAGCAACCGCCTGCCGTGGCTGGCCCTGGCGCGCCGCGCCGTGACCTGCACGGAAGTCGCCCTGTGGGATGGGCAGATGGCGCAGCCTTTCATCCCTCCCGATGCGGGCATGGAGCCAGAGCAGCGCCTGCTGGATGCGATCACGCCGCGCACGCGCGTCATGGCGGTGTCGTGGGTGCGCTATCAGGACGGTATCCGGCTGGACTTGCAGAAGCTCGGTCGCGGTTGCCGCGAGCGTGGCGTGCATCTTGTCGTCGACGGTATTCAGGGCGCCGGCACCATGGTCGCGTCGTTTGAAGGCGTGAGCGCGTTCTCGACCGGCGGACACAAGGGCCTGCTCGGCTTGCAGGGGCAAGGGTTGTTGTGGACGGAGCGGGCGTTTCGCCAGCGGCTGATGCCGGTGGGCACATGGTTGTCCGCGCCGGATGATTTTTCACAGAGCGGCACGCAGAAGCCCAACGATGAAGCGTGGGCGGTGGACGGGCGGCGCCTGGAAGCGGGTAGTCCTTCGATCCTGTCATGTGCGGCGCTGGCGTCGTCGATCCGTCTGCTGGTGGAAGCCGGTGGCCTGGCGGCGATCCAGGCGCATGTGGCCAGCCTGCAACGCGCCTTGCTGGCCGCGTTGCGGAAGGATGCGCGATGGTCGGCGGAGGCGGAACGACTGCGCGCCCTGGTGAAGGCGGGCAGGGTGGGGGCCACGCTGTCCTTCGCCCTGCCGGCGGACCGGTGCGCCCGGCTCTTGCAGGCGGCCGACGCGCAAGGCATCAGCGCGAGCACGCGCGAGGGGTATCTGCGCATCGCCTTCCATGGCTGGCATGGCGCGGGCGACGTCGATCGCTGCGCGGCGTGGTTGCTGTCGGTAGCCTGA
- a CDS encoding peptidylprolyl isomerase: protein MLLRHCLALALAATLSATVAADEAKPAHTPSPKDLLAKSQPQEWRVPDPRNVLVMQLPQGRVLIELAPDFTPLHVANIRTMAHEHYYDGLVIERVQDNFVTQWGDAANEDESGDKSKLKPLGSAKDRLPPEYTRPYDAKLPFTALKDGDFYAPEVGFSEGFPAARDKAHQQQWLTHCYGMVGVGRDIDPETGSGSELYAVIGQAPRALDRNIALVGRVLQGMEYLSGLPRGTGPMGFYEKPEQRIAIRSVRLASDLPAEERPNVEVLRTDSVTFAALVDAKRNRFDDFYRLPAGKVDVCSVNIPVRDAKTSH, encoded by the coding sequence ATGTTGCTGCGCCACTGCCTTGCCCTTGCACTCGCCGCCACGCTGTCGGCCACCGTCGCCGCAGACGAAGCCAAGCCCGCCCATACGCCCTCGCCGAAGGACCTGCTCGCCAAGTCGCAGCCGCAGGAATGGCGCGTGCCCGACCCGCGGAACGTGCTGGTGATGCAGCTGCCGCAGGGGCGCGTGCTGATCGAGCTGGCACCGGACTTCACCCCGCTGCATGTCGCCAACATCCGCACCATGGCGCACGAGCACTATTACGACGGGCTTGTCATTGAGCGCGTGCAGGACAATTTCGTCACGCAGTGGGGCGATGCGGCCAACGAGGATGAGAGCGGCGACAAGAGCAAGCTCAAGCCGCTGGGTTCGGCCAAGGACCGCCTGCCACCGGAATACACGCGCCCCTACGACGCCAAACTGCCCTTCACCGCGTTGAAAGATGGCGATTTCTACGCACCCGAAGTGGGATTCTCCGAAGGCTTCCCTGCCGCGCGCGACAAGGCGCATCAGCAACAGTGGCTGACGCACTGCTACGGCATGGTCGGCGTGGGTCGTGACATCGATCCGGAAACCGGAAGCGGCAGTGAGCTCTATGCCGTGATCGGCCAGGCGCCGCGCGCGCTGGATCGCAACATTGCCCTCGTCGGCCGCGTACTGCAGGGGATGGAATACCTGTCGGGCCTGCCGCGCGGAACCGGCCCGATGGGCTTTTATGAGAAACCCGAACAACGCATCGCCATCCGCTCCGTGCGACTGGCCTCGGACCTGCCTGCCGAAGAACGGCCGAACGTCGAAGTACTGCGCACCGACAGCGTGACCTTCGCGGCACTGGTCGACGCCAAGCGCAATCGATTCGACGATTTCTATCGCCTGCCGGCCGGTAAAGTCGATGTGTGCAGCGTGAACATTCCCGTGCGCGACGCCAAGACATCGCACTGA
- a CDS encoding AsmA family protein, translating into MRLARKIVLWIIGVWLALVVVLLIVVATFDWNRLKPTINAQVSDTIGRPFAINGDLSVHWQRERGASGMESWVPWPAFVAQDIRVGNPDWASQPIFAHLEAVHFRVAPLPLLAHRVEIPVLYLTQPTIDLERDAQNRTNWDVALAGSGSPSTWQLDLRAIGFDRGHVSLNDAVSKTSLQVTMETLQHAIPYDQIVAQQSSDAREQATKTVGASARTALARESGKEGNEPGKTGAAYQFVWQAVGKYQGLTVDGNGKTGGVLALQQADQAFPLQADVHVGDSHIALVGTLTDPLHLAALDIRLWFSGTSMAKLYPLTGVTLPDTPPYATEGHLRANLKRGASHFSYDHFRGRVGGSDLAGSLTFDTGGARPKLAGTLSSQLLRFADLAPLIGADSNAQKQQRGDATPQPADKVLPVEPFRTDRWRAMDADVGFNANRIVREAQLPIDGLSTHVAMDNGVLTLDPLNFALAGGTVASNLHIDGSITPMKGAIRMKARHLKLKELFPTFEPMRTSFGEINGDAALDARGNSVSELMGTSTGELKLLMNDGAISKTLLETAGLNVANVVIAKLFGDKTVKINCAASDMAATNGLYETRLFVFDTEDATVRVNGTINFANEKLDLDVRPASKGLRILSLRSPLYVKGTLKNPDVGVQPGPLILRGGGALALGVFAAPVAALLPLVAASRGAPDNTCATVLEQMRGSSKARPAPLPAKAKAPATR; encoded by the coding sequence ATGCGGCTGGCCAGGAAAATCGTCTTGTGGATCATCGGCGTCTGGCTGGCGCTGGTCGTGGTGCTGCTGATCGTCGTCGCGACGTTCGACTGGAATCGCCTCAAGCCCACCATCAATGCCCAGGTCAGTGACACCATCGGACGGCCCTTTGCGATCAATGGAGACCTCAGCGTGCACTGGCAGCGCGAACGCGGTGCCAGTGGCATGGAGAGCTGGGTGCCATGGCCGGCATTCGTCGCGCAGGATATCCGCGTAGGCAACCCCGACTGGGCCAGCCAGCCGATCTTTGCGCATCTGGAGGCGGTGCATTTTCGCGTCGCGCCGCTGCCGCTGCTCGCGCACCGGGTGGAAATCCCGGTGCTGTATCTGACCCAGCCCACCATCGACCTGGAACGCGATGCGCAGAACCGCACCAACTGGGATGTCGCGCTGGCCGGCAGCGGCTCGCCATCCACCTGGCAACTGGACCTGCGTGCGATCGGCTTCGACCGTGGGCATGTCTCGCTCAACGATGCGGTAAGCAAGACCAGCCTGCAGGTCACCATGGAAACCCTGCAGCACGCCATTCCCTACGACCAGATCGTGGCGCAGCAATCCAGCGACGCACGCGAGCAGGCGACGAAGACGGTAGGCGCCAGCGCCAGAACGGCCTTGGCCAGGGAGTCCGGCAAGGAAGGCAATGAGCCGGGCAAGACCGGTGCCGCCTATCAATTCGTGTGGCAGGCCGTGGGCAAGTACCAGGGCCTCACCGTCGACGGCAACGGCAAGACGGGTGGCGTGCTTGCGCTGCAACAGGCCGACCAGGCCTTCCCGCTACAGGCGGATGTACACGTCGGCGACTCGCACATCGCCCTCGTCGGCACGCTTACCGATCCGCTGCATCTGGCTGCGCTCGATATCCGCCTGTGGTTCTCCGGCACCAGCATGGCGAAGCTGTATCCGCTGACGGGGGTGACCCTGCCGGACACCCCGCCCTACGCGACCGAGGGCCACCTGCGTGCCAACCTCAAGCGCGGCGCCAGCCACTTTTCCTACGACCACTTCCGTGGCCGCGTGGGCGGCAGCGACCTGGCGGGCAGCCTCACCTTCGATACCGGCGGCGCGCGCCCGAAGCTTGCCGGCACACTCAGTTCCCAGCTGCTGCGCTTCGCCGACCTGGCGCCGCTGATCGGCGCGGACAGCAATGCACAGAAGCAGCAACGCGGCGATGCCACGCCGCAGCCCGCCGACAAGGTGCTGCCGGTGGAGCCGTTCCGTACCGACCGCTGGCGGGCCATGGATGCCGACGTCGGCTTCAACGCGAACCGGATCGTGCGCGAGGCCCAGCTACCCATCGACGGCTTGTCCACGCACGTCGCCATGGACAACGGCGTGCTCACGCTCGATCCGCTGAACTTCGCTCTCGCCGGCGGTACGGTGGCGAGCAACCTGCACATCGATGGCAGCATCACGCCCATGAAGGGCGCCATCCGGATGAAGGCGCGCCACCTGAAGTTGAAGGAACTGTTCCCCACCTTCGAGCCGATGCGCACCAGTTTCGGCGAGATCAACGGCGATGCGGCGCTGGATGCGCGCGGCAATTCTGTCAGCGAGCTGATGGGTACCTCCACCGGCGAACTGAAGCTGCTGATGAACGACGGCGCCATCAGCAAGACCCTGCTGGAAACGGCCGGCCTCAACGTGGCCAATGTGGTCATTGCCAAGCTGTTCGGCGACAAGACGGTGAAGATCAACTGCGCCGCCTCCGACATGGCGGCGACCAACGGCCTCTACGAGACGCGGCTATTCGTGTTCGATACCGAGGACGCCACCGTCCGCGTGAACGGCACGATCAATTTTGCCAACGAAAAGCTGGATCTGGACGTACGGCCGGCATCGAAGGGCCTGCGCATCCTGTCGCTGCGCTCGCCGCTGTACGTGAAGGGCACCCTCAAGAACCCGGACGTGGGCGTGCAACCCGGGCCGCTCATCCTGCGCGGCGGCGGCGCACTCGCACTGGGCGTGTTCGCCGCCCCCGTCGCCGCCCTGCTGCCACTGGTCGCGGCAAGCCGGGGGGCGCCGGACAACACCTGCGCCACGGTGCTGGAGCAGATGCGCGGATCGTCCAAGGCGCGGCCGGCGCCACTCCCGGCCAAGGCAAAAGCGCCTGCGACACGCTGA
- a CDS encoding DMT family transporter, which produces MQPAIKARWQIHFCVLLWGFTAILGKLITLPALQLVWWRTLLVAGSLLLIPKVRRGLRAMPAKLRWGYAGIGVLVSLHWLTFYAAIKLANASVGATCIALGPVFLSLVEPWIAGRKFDPRELLIGVAVVPGVAMVVGGVPLEMRMGIVVGAVSALLVALFGAFNKRLVEHGDPLTVTCIELGTGTLFLTLLAPLLPGPAFVLPSLHDGILLLVLSFGCTLLPFALALVALRHMTAFGTQMVTNLEPVYAIVLATLLLGEQRQLDGWFYAGVAVILAAVFIHPLLTRKQTPPSQPELLGTAESHNVVE; this is translated from the coding sequence ATGCAACCGGCAATCAAGGCCCGCTGGCAGATCCATTTCTGCGTCCTGCTCTGGGGCTTCACCGCCATCCTGGGCAAGTTGATCACCCTGCCGGCCCTGCAGCTGGTGTGGTGGCGCACGCTGCTGGTGGCGGGCTCGCTGCTGCTGATTCCCAAGGTCAGGCGTGGCCTCAGGGCTATGCCGGCAAAACTGCGCTGGGGTTATGCGGGCATTGGCGTGCTGGTGTCGCTGCACTGGCTCACTTTCTATGCCGCCATCAAGCTGGCCAATGCCTCGGTGGGCGCCACCTGCATTGCCCTGGGGCCGGTGTTCCTGTCGCTGGTGGAGCCGTGGATCGCGGGGCGCAAGTTCGATCCGCGCGAGCTGCTGATCGGCGTGGCCGTGGTGCCCGGCGTGGCGATGGTGGTGGGCGGCGTGCCGCTGGAGATGCGCATGGGCATCGTCGTGGGTGCGGTGTCGGCCTTGCTGGTGGCGCTGTTCGGCGCGTTCAACAAGCGGCTGGTGGAACATGGCGACCCGTTGACCGTGACCTGCATTGAACTGGGCACCGGCACGCTGTTCCTGACCCTGCTGGCGCCCTTGCTGCCCGGCCCTGCCTTCGTGCTGCCCAGCCTGCATGACGGCATCCTGCTGCTGGTGCTGTCGTTTGGCTGCACGTTGCTGCCGTTTGCGCTGGCCCTGGTGGCGCTGCGCCATATGACTGCCTTCGGCACGCAGATGGTGACCAATCTGGAGCCGGTCTACGCGATCGTGCTGGCCACGCTTCTGCTTGGCGAGCAGCGCCAGCTCGATGGCTGGTTCTATGCCGGCGTGGCGGTGATCCTTGCCGCCGTCTTCATCCATCCGTTGCTGACACGCAAGCAGACGCCGCCATCGCAACCGGAGCTGCTTGGCACCGCCGAAAGCCACAACGTCGTGGAATAA